Genomic segment of Chloroflexota bacterium:
TCCAGGATGCCCAGGGCCATGGGGTAGTGCAGCGGATCCAGGGCTCGGTAGCGGGCGATGGCGTCGTTTATCCGCATCGTGTCGCGGATGCCGTCGGCGCGCATGTAGCTGTGGGCAGGCTGGATGACAGCCCAAGAGACGCCGGAGGCATCCAGGGCGGGCGATCGCCACTTGATGTCTTCTTCCGGGGTGAGGAGCCTGCCGTGGCCTTCGTAATCGCCTAGGGCGTCGCTCAGTTCGCCGTAGTGGTGGTGGACGTCTATGACTTCAAGGCGCGCCATAAGGTGACCCCGTGGAAAGTGGCGCACAGTATATCAGGGCATATCAAAAGAGAATGGAAGCCTGCCAACCGGCAATATTGAATTAGGTTCAAAACTTCTTCACAAGCATAGCGTCCATAGGCTAACTGGGTGGTGAGGCATTCCGGCACGGAGAGGCAGGTCATGCCTGCGCTCTTTTACCGCCCTTTTTGTGGGGAGGCGAATTGACGACACGCAGCAGCAGCGTCACCTCGTTCGAACAGCGTGTTGGGCAAGTGCTCGTGGAAGGCGGGTTCATGAAGGCTGACCAGTTGCAGAAGGCGAAGCAACTGGCGGAGGAGAAGAAGACCGGCCTTCTGGACACGCTGGTTGCCCAGCGCATGGTCTCCCGTGAGACGCTGGTCACCGTCCTGAGCTTCCAGCTGCGCATCCCCATCGTTGACCTGAAGCATGTTGAGGTGGACCCGGAGGCGCTGGCCCTTATCCCAGAGGACTTCTCCCGGAAGAACCAGATCCTGCCGGTGGGTTTTGACACAGACGGTTCGCTGCGCGTCGCGACGATGATGCCGAACGACTTCGCCCTTTCGACGCAGCTTTCGTCCATGACAGGCCGCCAGATCAAGTTCGCCCTTGCGCCTGGCGGCGGCCTGAAAGAGCTGATTGACCGCACCTATGCCGTGAAGTCCGGCGGGCTGACGGCCCCCGTGCCTGCGCCGCCGGGCGGGGTAGCGCCTGCGCCGGCCGCCGGGCGAGCCATCGCCACCGTCACGGAGACGGGTGCGGTGGTGGGCGGGGAGCTGAGCGCGCTCTCCGCCATTCAAGCGGTGGAGACGGTGGCGCTGCAGGCGGTGAAGCGCCGCGCCTCGGACATCCACCTGGTGCCGACCTCCGATTCGTCCAAGGTCCTCTTCCGCATAGACGGCCAACTGCAGAACGTGGCGGTACTGCCGCTGACGCTCCATGAAAGCATGGTCTCCAGGATCAAGGTCCTGGCGAACATGGACATCTCGGAGCGGCGGCGCTCCCAAGACGGGAGCTTCAGCCTGAAGTTCGGAGAGAAGACGGTGGACTTCCGCGTGGCCACCGTGGGCATGGCCTGGGGCGAGATGCTGGTAGTGCGCATCCTGGACCGCTCCGGCGGCCTCGTGACGCTGGAGGACATCGGCCTGGACTCCAACTCGCTCCATACCTGGCGCCAGTTGATGACGCTTCCCTACGGGATGCTCCTGGTCTCCGGCCCGACCGGATCCGGCAAGACGACGACGCTCTACGCCTCCATCGCAGAGCTGGTGAGCAGCCGGGGCAACATCATGTCCATTGAAGACCCTGTGGAATACCGGATGGAGACGATCAACCAGATCGAAGTGAACCGGCAGGCGGGGATCACCTTCGCCACCGGCCTGCGCTCTATCATGCGCATGGACCCCAACGTCATCCTCGCCGGCGAGATCCGCGATAAGGAGACGGCCCACACGGCGGTGGACGCCTCCCTCACGGGCCACTTGGTACTCGCCTCCATCCACAGCAATGACGCCGCCTCATCCATCGTGCGCCTGCTGGACCTGGGCACAGAGCCCTAACTGGTGGCGACGGCTGTGGTGGGCGCGCTGGCCCAGCGCCTTGTGCGCAAGGTCTGCCCCCACTGCGGCGTGCCCAGCGACCTCACGGCCACAGAGGCCATGGCCTACGAGCAGGAGATGCAGGAGCCTGCGCCGCAGCTGCCGCTGGGCCAGGGCTGCAACTTCTGCGGCAACACCGGCTTCCTTGGGCGCACGGGCGTCTTTGAAGTTCTCACCGTTTCAGAGCCGATCCGCAAGCTGGTGGCCGCCAACGCCAGCGGCCAGCAGATCCGCGCTCAAGCGCTGGCGCAGGGGATGGTTCCGCTGCGGCGCGCCGGCATGCTCAAGGCGAAGGCGGGCGTCACCAACGTGGGCGAGGTCCTGCGGAAGGCCTTCTTCATCGATTAGCGGCCACCTAAGTCTATGGCGACCATTGACTACATCGCATATACATGACGGGCAAGCGGGTGCGCGGGCGGCTGGATGCCGAGAGCGTGGATGCCGCGTACGAGACGTTGCGGCGCGAGGCCCTTGTCCCCTATAAGCTCGCCCCGGTCAGAGAGCGGCGCACCTCCTACGTCAACCTGGCGCCGGCGCTCTTCAAGCCCACCACCCAGAACCTTGTGGACTTTCCCACACAGCTCTCCGCGCTCTTGGGCTCCGGCGTGCCGCTACGTCGCGCCCTGGAGACGCTGAAGAACGAATCGCCGAGCCCCGGTCTCAAGTACGCCCTTGCCACCGTGATCCGGGACATCGAAGGCGGCCAGCGCTTCTCTGAGGCGATGGAAAAGCACACCACGGTCTTCTCCGCTTCCTACATGCGCCTTATCAAGGTCGGCGAGGCCACGGGCGGCCTGCCGCTTTCGCTCCAGCGCATCGGGGCCGGCCTGCGGCAGCAGAAGGGCGTCCAGGATAAGGTGCGCGGCGCCTTAAGCTACCCCATCATCAGCCTGCTCATGGCCCTTGTGGCGGGCGGCATCCTCATCGTCTACTCCCTGCCCCAACTGATCGAGTTGCTCGATGAATTCGATTCAAACCTCCCCCTTGCGACACGGATGCTCAAGAATCTCACCGAGTTTCTGAACCAGTGGTTCACCACCATCGCGATCGCGGCCGCAAGCATCGCCGCCCTCGGCTGGGTCTACGGCAAGACCGAGCGCGGCGCCTACCTGCGCGACCGCCTCCTGCTACGCGCGCCTGTTCTGGGAGGCGTCATCCTGCGGAGCAATATGTTCTCCCTTACCTCTGACCTGCCC
This window contains:
- a CDS encoding type II/IV secretion system protein — encoded protein: MTTRSSSVTSFEQRVGQVLVEGGFMKADQLQKAKQLAEEKKTGLLDTLVAQRMVSRETLVTVLSFQLRIPIVDLKHVEVDPEALALIPEDFSRKNQILPVGFDTDGSLRVATMMPNDFALSTQLSSMTGRQIKFALAPGGGLKELIDRTYAVKSGGLTAPVPAPPGGVAPAPAAGRAIATVTETGAVVGGELSALSAIQAVETVALQAVKRRASDIHLVPTSDSSKVLFRIDGQLQNVAVLPLTLHESMVSRIKVLANMDISERRRSQDGSFSLKFGEKTVDFRVATVGMAWGEMLVVRILDRSGGLVTLEDIGLDSNSLHTWRQLMTLPYGMLLVSGPTGSGKTTTLYASIAELVSSRGNIMSIEDPVEYRMETINQIEVNRQAGITFATGLRSIMRMDPNVILAGEIRDKETAHTAVDASLTGHLVLASIHSNDAASSIVRLLDLGTEP
- a CDS encoding type II secretion system F family protein; the protein is MTGKRVRGRLDAESVDAAYETLRREALVPYKLAPVRERRTSYVNLAPALFKPTTQNLVDFPTQLSALLGSGVPLRRALETLKNESPSPGLKYALATVIRDIEGGQRFSEAMEKHTTVFSASYMRLIKVGEATGGLPLSLQRIGAGLRQQKGVQDKVRGALSYPIISLLMALVAGGILIVYSLPQLIELLDEFDSNLPLATRMLKNLTEFLNQWFTTIAIAAASIAALGWVYGKTERGAYLRDRLLLRAPVLGGVILRSNMFSLTSDLPPDFVPLAILVRRNC